The uncultured Celeribacter sp. genome includes the window GAAACTCCAGATCGCGGTGCCTTTTACGCCGGTGACAGGTCGCAGGCTTTTGACCCGGCCGGGGTTCGAAGACATCGGCCAAGCCGCATTGGTTCAGGGTGCGGTCGAGGTGGCGGATCAGAACACGCTGTCGTCACTGCACCTGACCTTTTGCACCGAGGACGAAGTGGCCGCAGGCGAGGCCATGGGGCTTTTGCACCGCACCGGACAACAGTTTCATTGGGACAACGCGGGCTACGCCACGTTTGACGAGTTCCTCGACGTGCTGTCGTCGCGCAAGCGCAAAAACATCCGCAAGGAACGCGCACAGGCGCAGAGCTTTGGCGGTGAGATCATTCAGCTTACGGGGGATGACATCCGGCCTGAGCATTGGGATGCGTTTTGGACCTTTTATCAGAACACCGGCAGCCGCAAATGGGGCTCGCCCTATCTGACACGGGCGTTTTTTGATGAGCTGCATGAGACCACGCGCGATGACGTCTTGCTGGTTTTGGCGCAGATCGACGGCGTGCCGATTGCGGGCGCGTTGAATTTCATCGGACAGGATCGTCTGTTCGGGCGCTATTGGGGCTGCACCGAATATCACCCGAGCCTGCATTTCGAGATTTGCTACTATCAGGCCATCGACTACGCCATCGCCCAGGGCCTCAAACGGGTCGAGGCGGGCGCGCAGGGCGAGCACAAACTCGCACGCGGCTATATGCCCAACACGACCCATTCGCTGCATTGGATGCGCGATCCGGGCTTTGCCGGTGCCGTGGCCGAGTACCTTGAGGCCGAACGCGCCGCCGTGGCCGAAGAGGTCGAGGTGCTCACCTCATATGGCCCGTTCAAATCCACTCCTGAGGAGGACGATCATGACTGAGACCTTGCAAGGCCCCGCACGAACCGAGGCCCTCGCCCCGCTGCTTACACGCGGCTGGGCAGAGACCAAGGATGGCACGGGTATTGAGAAACGCTTTGAGTTTCGGAACTTTAACGAGGCCTTCGGGTTTATGACACGGGTTGCACTTTGGGCCGAGAAACGCGATCACCACCCGGATTGGCGCAATGTCTACCGCACGGTCGAAGTGACGCTTTCGACCCATGACGCCGGTGGGCTGACCCAGAAAGACATAAATTTGGCAGAAAAAATGGACGAGGCCGCCGCACATGTTTGAACAGCTCCTGAACTACGAAATTTACAACGGTCAGACCGTCGGCGATTACCTGTCGCTTGAATTCCTCGCCGGGATTGCCGGGTCGATTGTGGGCGCGCTGCTGCTTTTGATCATCGGTATGATGATCTCCGGCTGGATCGGGCGGCGCATCCGTGCCATCGGGCTGAAATACGAACGCCTCGACGACACGCTGTTCAATTTCCTCGCCAACATCGCGCGCTATGCGGTGCTGGCCTTCACCGTTCTGATCATCCTCAACACCTTCGGCATTCAGACCACCTCCATCGTCGCCGTCATCGGTGCTGCCGGTCTTGCCATCGGTCTGGCTCTGCAAGGCACGCTGTCAAACATTGCCGCGGGCGTGATGATCATCCTGTTTCGCCCCTTCAAGATCGGCGATTTCGTCGAAGTCTCCGACAAGATGGGCACGGTGAAAGACATTTCTCTGAACTTCACCGAGCTGGCGGACCTGTCCAACGTGCAGGTCATCGTCCCGAATTCGCAGGTTTGGGGCAATATCATCACCAATTACTCCACCAACCAGACGCGTCGCGCCGAATGGACCTTTGGTGTGGGCTATGGTGCGAACCTGAAGACCGCCGAAGAGGTGATCCGCAAAACGATCATGTCGGATGCGCGCTCCCTGAGCGACCCGGAGCCCTTTATCCAAGTCAACAATCTCGGCGATTTCTCCGTCGATTTCCTGGTCCGTGTCTGGGTCAAATCCGGCGATTTCTTTCAATATCAGGCCGATATGAAACGCCAGGTCAAAGAGGCGCTGGATGAGGCCGGGGTGGATATTCCCTTCCCGACGCGCACGTTGCTCAACGCCGCAGAGTAAACAAAACCTGAATAAACGAAACGCCCGGGATCATCTCCCGGGCGTTCTTTTTTAGATCTTCTCAACCAGAGATTCACCGGCAGAAATCGTGCATTCGCCCGGGCTGCTTTCGATTTCGAGCACCTTGACCACCCCGTCCTCGGCATAAAGCGCGAAGCGTTTCGAACGGTTGATCAGACCCGCAGGCGGTGCGGTGAAATCGAGACCCAGCGCCTTGATGAACCCGGCCTCCGCATCACCCAGCATGGTGATCCCGGCCGCATCCGCGCCGGTGTCCTTAGCCCAGGCCCCCATCACGAAGGGGTCGTTGACGGAGACGCAAATCACCTCATCGACGCCCTTGTCTTTGAACTTCGGCATGGTGCGAATGAAGCTCGGCACATGTGCTGTGGTGCAGACACCCGTGTAGGCCCCCGGCAGCCCGAAAAGCACAACTTTGCGGCCCTTGAACTTCTCAGAAAGTTCAACTCCCGCCGGGCCTTCTGCCGTCATTTCAAGCACCGTGCCACCCGGCAGGCTGTCTCCTGTTGCAATCGTCATCTTTGTGTTCCTCTGTGCGTTGTCATTCTGTCTTTGGACGATATAGGGTCAGGGCGTTTCGCGACCAGAGGAAAGAGCATGAGCCACTTTATCGTCATCGGGGCCGGGCAGGCCGGGCAGAGCATCGTCACCACCCTGCGCGGGCAGGGGTTCGAGGGCGAGATTACCCTGATCGGCGAAGAACCCGTGCCGCCCTATCAGCGTCCGCCTCTGTCCAAGGCCTATCTTTTGGGCGAAATGGAGCTGGACCGTTTGTTCCTTCGGCCCGAAAGCTATTACGCGGATGAGAACATCACGCTGCGGATGGGCTGCAAGGTGACCGGCATTGATCCGGCGGCGAAGACCGTTTCCATTGGTGACGAGGTTCTCACTTATGACAAGCTGGCTTTGACCACCGGCTCCGCGCCGCGCCTGTTGCCTGCCACCATCGGCGGCGATCTCGGAGGGGTGTACACCATGCGCACGCTCGCGGACGCCGATGCAATCGAACCCGAGTTTCGCGAAGGCGCCTCTGTGCTGATCGTCGGCGGCGGTTACATCGGATTGGAGGCCGCAGCGGTCGCCGCGAAGAAGGGGCTCAAGGTCACGCTGGTCGAGATGGCCGACCGGATTTTGCAACGCGTCGCCTCCGTCGAGACCTCCGACTATTTCCGTGCGTTGCATCAGGCCCATGGCGTCGATCTGCGCGAGGGCGTGGGGCTTGTGCGGCTTACCGGCGACACGCGCGTAAAAGCCGCCGAACTGACCGATGGCACCACCCTCGACGTCGACTTCGTTATCGTCGGCGTCGGCATCACCCCCGGCACAGAATTGGCCGAACTGGCTGGGCTGACCTTGGAGAACGGCATCAAGACCGATCTCTATGGCACCACCTCAAACCCCGATATTTTTGCGGCGGGGGATTGCGCCTCTTTCCCGCATGAGGGCACGCAGATGCGGCTCGAATCCGTTGGCAATGCGATTGATCAGGGCGTGGTGGTCGCGAAAAACATGCTCGGCCAAGCTGTCACCTATGTGCCGAAGCCGTGGTTCTGGTCCGATCAATATGACGTCAAACTGCAAATCGCCGGGCTCTTCAACGGTCACGACCGGGTTGTAATCCGCGAGGGCGAGGGCACGCATTCGCATTGGTATTATAAGGACGGCCAGTTGATCGCCATCGACGCGATGAACGATCCGCGCGGCTATATGGTCGCCAAACGCCTCATTGAGAGCGGCAAGACCGCCGATCCCGACAAGGTGGCCGATCCCGCCACCGACCTCAAAGCACTGATGCGCGGCTGATGCGGATCATTGCCGGAGAATTTCGCGGGCTGGCGCTGGCCTCAGTGGGCAAAGGCGATGCGGGCGCGCATCTGCGCCCGACCACGGACCGCGTGCGCGAGAGCCTGTTTTCCGTTTTGACCGCTGGCAAATACGGCGATGCGGTCGAGGACGCGCGGGTGCTTGACCTCTTTGCAGGCACCGGCGCGCTCGGCCTTGAGGCCCTGTCGCGTGGGGCGGACTGTGTCACCTTTGTCGATGATGGGCGCAAGGCGCAGAGCCTGATCACCGAGAACATCGGGAAATGCCGCGCCGAGGACCGCTGTGATCTGATGCGGATGGATGCCACGCGTCTGCCCGTGAACCCGTCCGAACCCTATGATCTGATTTTCCTCGATCCGCCCTATGCCAAAGGCTTGGGCGAAGTCGCCATTGCCGCCGCGATTGCCGGGCATTGGCTGACACAACGTGCGCTCGTGGTCTGGGAAGACAGTGCGGAGATCACGCCGCCTGATGCGCTAACGCTGTTGGACACGCGCAAATATGGCGACACCAAAATCAATTTTCTGGAGCCGAAATGACACCGAAAGCCGTAATTTTCGATTGTGACGGGGTGATCGTCGATAGCGAGCCGCCGCTTTTGGAATTCCTGCAAAAGGACTTCGCGCGCTTTGGCCTCGACATCACGCTGCATGAGTTAGAGACCAAATATGTCGGCGGCACCATGGCGCGTGTGGGCGAGCGTGCGCGCGCCGCAGGGGCCACCCTGCCCGACGATTGGCAGGTTGAGGTCTACCCCCGCGTCTTCGACATGCTGCGAAAAGGCGTGCCGCTGATCCCCGGCATTGAGGCCGCCTTTGATGCGCTGAACGCGGCGGGCATTCCCTATGCAGTCGGCTCAAACGGACCGATGGAGAAAATGGATGTGACGCTGGGCGCGCATCCTGCGGTCTTTGCCCGTCTCAAAGGCCGCATTCACTCCGCGCACACCTATGGCACCGCAAAACCCGAACCAGGGCTCTTCCTCATTGCCGCCGAACAGCTTGGCGTCTCCCCCGAAGACTGCGTGGTGATCGACGACAGCCCCTCGGGCTGTATCGCCGCACGTCGCGCCGGAATGCGCTGTTTTGGCTTTGATCCGCATGGCGATGGTGCGCGACTGATCAAAGAGGGTGCCGAGCATCTTTCCGACATGCATGACCTGCCCGCCCGTCTCGGCCTCTAATCTTCATTGCAGACAAATACTCATAAAAAGGCCGCCAAAAGGCGGCCTTTTCTCAAATGATCACATAAATCATTCCGTGATGATCGTATAAGCCGCGCCATTCGCATCGACCCAGGGGGCCGCGTCCTGCGCATGCTCCATGGCCGCTTTCACATCGGCGACAAGCTTTTCACCATCGAAGCCCTCCTCATCCATTTCAGCGATCCAGTCGGCCACGACCTCATCCCCCAAAGCGGTGATCTTCGCGGTCTCTTCTTCGCTCAACACGTTGACCGCATTGTCGCTCGCTTCGATGACTTTCACACCGTCGTCGTCGCCCATGTCATAGGCGATGCCGGACCAACGCGAGGCCATCAGGCCGGAGTTGCGGTCAATCACCTCTTTCAGATCATCCGGCAGGCTATCGTATTTCGCCTTGTTCATCGCCCAGAGGAAATAGAGGTTGTAGAATGACCGATCCCCTGCCACGTCGGTTTCCGCATCGGTCAGCTCGTCAAGTTTCAAAGACGGCGACATGGCGAAGGTGATGATGCCGCCATC containing:
- a CDS encoding GNAT family N-acetyltransferase, with the protein product MTDQIEISLLNSLGAIAPEDWDACAAPGVGRPEDPFVTHRFLMALENSGSVGPGTGWQPSYLVARAGDQVIAVAPMYAKSHSQGEYVFDHGWADAYERAGGRYYPKLQIAVPFTPVTGRRLLTRPGFEDIGQAALVQGAVEVADQNTLSSLHLTFCTEDEVAAGEAMGLLHRTGQQFHWDNAGYATFDEFLDVLSSRKRKNIRKERAQAQSFGGEIIQLTGDDIRPEHWDAFWTFYQNTGSRKWGSPYLTRAFFDELHETTRDDVLLVLAQIDGVPIAGALNFIGQDRLFGRYWGCTEYHPSLHFEICYYQAIDYAIAQGLKRVEAGAQGEHKLARGYMPNTTHSLHWMRDPGFAGAVAEYLEAERAAVAEEVEVLTSYGPFKSTPEEDDHD
- a CDS encoding 4a-hydroxytetrahydrobiopterin dehydratase — protein: MTETLQGPARTEALAPLLTRGWAETKDGTGIEKRFEFRNFNEAFGFMTRVALWAEKRDHHPDWRNVYRTVEVTLSTHDAGGLTQKDINLAEKMDEAAAHV
- a CDS encoding mechanosensitive ion channel domain-containing protein yields the protein MFEQLLNYEIYNGQTVGDYLSLEFLAGIAGSIVGALLLLIIGMMISGWIGRRIRAIGLKYERLDDTLFNFLANIARYAVLAFTVLIILNTFGIQTTSIVAVIGAAGLAIGLALQGTLSNIAAGVMIILFRPFKIGDFVEVSDKMGTVKDISLNFTELADLSNVQVIVPNSQVWGNIITNYSTNQTRRAEWTFGVGYGANLKTAEEVIRKTIMSDARSLSDPEPFIQVNNLGDFSVDFLVRVWVKSGDFFQYQADMKRQVKEALDEAGVDIPFPTRTLLNAAE
- a CDS encoding peroxiredoxin translates to MTIATGDSLPGGTVLEMTAEGPAGVELSEKFKGRKVVLFGLPGAYTGVCTTAHVPSFIRTMPKFKDKGVDEVICVSVNDPFVMGAWAKDTGADAAGITMLGDAEAGFIKALGLDFTAPPAGLINRSKRFALYAEDGVVKVLEIESSPGECTISAGESLVEKI
- a CDS encoding FAD-dependent oxidoreductase, with translation MSHFIVIGAGQAGQSIVTTLRGQGFEGEITLIGEEPVPPYQRPPLSKAYLLGEMELDRLFLRPESYYADENITLRMGCKVTGIDPAAKTVSIGDEVLTYDKLALTTGSAPRLLPATIGGDLGGVYTMRTLADADAIEPEFREGASVLIVGGGYIGLEAAAVAAKKGLKVTLVEMADRILQRVASVETSDYFRALHQAHGVDLREGVGLVRLTGDTRVKAAELTDGTTLDVDFVIVGVGITPGTELAELAGLTLENGIKTDLYGTTSNPDIFAAGDCASFPHEGTQMRLESVGNAIDQGVVVAKNMLGQAVTYVPKPWFWSDQYDVKLQIAGLFNGHDRVVIREGEGTHSHWYYKDGQLIAIDAMNDPRGYMVAKRLIESGKTADPDKVADPATDLKALMRG
- the rsmD gene encoding 16S rRNA (guanine(966)-N(2))-methyltransferase RsmD → MRIIAGEFRGLALASVGKGDAGAHLRPTTDRVRESLFSVLTAGKYGDAVEDARVLDLFAGTGALGLEALSRGADCVTFVDDGRKAQSLITENIGKCRAEDRCDLMRMDATRLPVNPSEPYDLIFLDPPYAKGLGEVAIAAAIAGHWLTQRALVVWEDSAEITPPDALTLLDTRKYGDTKINFLEPK
- a CDS encoding HAD family phosphatase yields the protein MTPKAVIFDCDGVIVDSEPPLLEFLQKDFARFGLDITLHELETKYVGGTMARVGERARAAGATLPDDWQVEVYPRVFDMLRKGVPLIPGIEAAFDALNAAGIPYAVGSNGPMEKMDVTLGAHPAVFARLKGRIHSAHTYGTAKPEPGLFLIAAEQLGVSPEDCVVIDDSPSGCIAARRAGMRCFGFDPHGDGARLIKEGAEHLSDMHDLPARLGL